In Rahnella sikkimica, the following are encoded in one genomic region:
- a CDS encoding SDR family NAD(P)-dependent oxidoreductase gives MNTSSRTPRVVIVTGASQGIGNAIAQTFLNQGDIVVGCAFSAPDKAPHAQELSKRYPEQFFYYSVDMTRTESIDEFISHVTIRFGRLDVLVSNAGKNVFKGIDCELEDWHHNLDLNLRSHWYIAKCCRELLEKSKGVILVMTSNHAFSTMPGCAPYNITKRALLSLVQSLTIEWGPAIRTVGIAPGFIDTAGNQVWFDSHEDGEKSRQDTLRKHPVGRIGTSEEVGELCLYLASPAAGFIAGTTIVMDGGGVR, from the coding sequence ATGAACACATCGTCCCGCACGCCCCGCGTCGTGATTGTCACCGGTGCCAGCCAGGGCATCGGCAACGCCATCGCGCAAACCTTTCTGAATCAGGGCGACATCGTGGTCGGCTGCGCGTTTTCCGCGCCCGACAAAGCGCCCCACGCGCAGGAGCTGAGCAAAAGATATCCTGAACAATTTTTCTATTACTCCGTCGACATGACCCGAACGGAAAGCATTGATGAATTCATCAGCCACGTGACAATCCGTTTTGGCCGCCTTGACGTGCTGGTATCGAACGCCGGAAAAAATGTTTTCAAAGGCATTGATTGTGAGCTGGAAGACTGGCATCACAACCTCGATCTGAACCTGCGTTCGCACTGGTACATTGCGAAATGCTGCCGTGAGCTTCTGGAAAAATCCAAAGGCGTCATTCTGGTGATGACCTCCAACCACGCCTTTTCCACTATGCCGGGCTGCGCGCCTTACAACATCACCAAACGCGCCCTGCTCTCGCTGGTACAAAGCCTGACCATCGAATGGGGCCCGGCCATCCGCACCGTCGGCATTGCCCCCGGCTTTATCGACACCGCCGGAAATCAGGTGTGGTTTGATTCGCACGAAGACGGCGAAAAATCGCGGCAGGACACCCTCCGCAAACACCCGGTCGGACGCATCGGCACATCCGAAGAAGTGGGTGAACTTTGCCTGTATCTCGCCAGCCCGGCGGCGGGATTTATCGCCGGTACCACGATTGTGATGGATGGGGGAGGAGTGCGTTAA
- a CDS encoding dihydrodipicolinate synthase family protein, which produces MVQSSDIFGVNPIAALPFTRSGEPDYASFSRMLEHLAATGIQGLTLFGIASEFPKLDDSERLLLAECFLSDLKGNGIFRALSVTDHSTEVAVKRARDYQKRGADALMLLPPFFLQPDAAAISHHIFSVLEAVDIPVMVQYAPGETGLPITPEQLSDVATRYPHAVFKIECNPPVSYTREFLQRAPQASVLNGYAGLYMLEMLEAGGKGVMPGCSFSEIYVQIYRLWQAGKTDAAQALHQQLLPWIRQWMTHCEYIIQVEKTLLHRRGIIATDYCRHPGRTLTAQDHLTIDNFLTTFSEFL; this is translated from the coding sequence ATGGTTCAGTCTTCCGATATTTTCGGCGTCAATCCGATTGCCGCCCTGCCGTTTACCCGGTCGGGTGAACCGGATTACGCCAGTTTCAGCCGGATGCTGGAACACCTGGCGGCAACCGGCATTCAGGGGCTGACGCTGTTTGGCATCGCCAGCGAATTCCCCAAACTCGACGACAGCGAGCGGCTGTTGCTGGCCGAATGTTTTCTCTCAGACCTCAAAGGCAACGGCATTTTTCGCGCGCTGTCTGTGACCGATCACAGCACCGAAGTGGCAGTGAAGCGCGCGCGGGATTATCAGAAACGCGGTGCCGATGCGCTGATGTTGCTGCCGCCGTTCTTCCTGCAACCCGACGCCGCCGCGATTTCTCATCACATTTTCTCGGTGCTGGAAGCAGTGGATATTCCGGTGATGGTGCAATACGCGCCGGGTGAAACCGGGCTGCCGATCACGCCCGAACAGCTCAGTGACGTGGCCACGCGCTACCCGCACGCAGTCTTCAAAATCGAATGTAATCCGCCGGTCAGTTACACCCGCGAATTCCTGCAACGCGCGCCGCAGGCCAGCGTACTCAACGGTTACGCCGGTTTGTACATGCTGGAAATGCTCGAAGCCGGCGGTAAAGGCGTCATGCCCGGCTGTTCGTTCAGTGAAATCTACGTGCAGATTTACCGGCTGTGGCAGGCCGGAAAAACCGACGCGGCGCAGGCGCTGCATCAGCAGCTTTTACCGTGGATCCGGCAGTGGATGACGCACTGCGAATACATCATTCAGGTGGAAAAAACGCTTCTGCACCGGCGCGGGATCATCGCGACAGATTACTGCCGCCATCCGGGCCGGACGCTGACCGCGCAAGATCATCTGACTATCGACAATTTCCTCACCACTTTTTCGGAGTTCCTATGA
- the ilvD gene encoding dihydroxy-acid dehydratase, which translates to MSGCTTCGTCGGAQDDHFNPVLRGDDGALKRALYKSMGHTDDQLRRPVIAVVNSYTNATAGHVNLNELTAGVLKGIDEAGGVGMVFGTIAPCDGIAEGHLGMRYILAAREVIASSIEVMMRAHRFDGMVMLGSCDKIVPAMLMAAARLDIPAILVNGGPMYPAHYHGKDWDGNIVTEAIGWKRRGEIDEAEFRRIEDLAEPGPGSCTMYGTANTMCCISEVLGMSLPGSSTLPAISQERRDCAYRTGQTAVDLVKRGVNARQIITPASIRNAMIYLLATGGSTNAILHLQAIHYEAEYGHLPLSDFDKLSHHVPLVASLYPASEYDMIDFWEAGGVAAVEKEISSLMDTSALTVSGQTKAQWLDTTPTSRRPDVIHTLAIPVRNEAGVAVLHGNLSPLGCVVKPAAVPDHLMTFSGPAVVFNSEQESVDAILSGEIAPGSALVLRYEGPKGGPGMPEMYKPMKCLEGMGLSDSCALITDGRFSGSNRGLFVGHISPEASDGGDLALVENGDIITINIPTRELTLNVSADILAERRTRWVPVEKQVPRGFLRLYRRWALPAAQGAVLADRDEE; encoded by the coding sequence ATGAGCGGATGTACAACGTGCGGCACCTGTGGTGGCGCACAGGATGACCATTTTAACCCGGTATTACGCGGAGACGACGGCGCGCTGAAACGTGCGCTGTATAAGTCGATGGGGCACACCGACGACCAGTTGCGCCGCCCGGTGATTGCCGTGGTGAACAGTTATACCAACGCCACCGCCGGACACGTCAATCTCAACGAACTGACCGCCGGAGTGCTTAAAGGGATTGATGAAGCGGGCGGCGTCGGCATGGTTTTCGGCACCATCGCGCCGTGTGACGGCATCGCCGAAGGCCATCTGGGTATGCGTTATATTCTGGCCGCGCGCGAAGTGATCGCCAGTTCGATTGAAGTCATGATGCGCGCCCACCGGTTCGACGGCATGGTCATGCTCGGCTCGTGCGACAAAATTGTTCCCGCCATGCTGATGGCCGCCGCGCGGCTGGATATTCCGGCGATTCTGGTCAACGGCGGGCCGATGTACCCCGCGCATTATCACGGCAAAGACTGGGACGGCAATATTGTCACCGAGGCCATCGGCTGGAAACGCCGGGGCGAAATCGACGAAGCGGAATTCCGCCGCATTGAAGATCTCGCCGAACCCGGCCCCGGCTCCTGCACCATGTACGGCACCGCCAACACCATGTGCTGCATTTCTGAAGTGCTCGGCATGAGTTTGCCCGGCAGCAGCACCCTGCCCGCGATTTCTCAGGAACGCCGCGACTGCGCGTACCGCACCGGTCAGACGGCGGTGGATCTGGTGAAACGCGGCGTCAATGCACGCCAGATCATCACACCCGCGTCCATCCGCAACGCCATGATTTACCTGCTGGCGACCGGCGGATCGACCAACGCCATCCTGCATTTGCAGGCGATTCATTACGAAGCCGAATACGGCCATCTGCCGCTGTCGGATTTCGACAAACTGAGCCACCACGTCCCGCTGGTGGCCTCCCTGTATCCGGCATCGGAATACGACATGATTGATTTCTGGGAAGCCGGTGGCGTGGCCGCCGTCGAGAAAGAAATCAGTTCGCTGATGGACACCTCGGCGCTGACCGTCAGCGGGCAAACCAAAGCGCAATGGCTGGACACCACGCCAACATCGCGCCGTCCGGACGTCATTCATACGCTGGCGATCCCGGTGCGTAATGAAGCCGGTGTTGCCGTGCTGCACGGCAATCTTTCACCGCTCGGCTGCGTGGTAAAACCGGCCGCCGTACCGGATCATCTCATGACCTTCAGCGGCCCGGCGGTGGTGTTTAACAGCGAACAGGAGTCCGTCGATGCCATTCTCTCCGGTGAAATTGCGCCGGGCAGCGCGCTAGTTCTGCGCTATGAAGGGCCGAAAGGCGGGCCGGGCATGCCGGAAATGTACAAACCGATGAAATGCCTTGAAGGCATGGGGCTGTCGGACAGCTGCGCGCTGATCACCGACGGGCGTTTCTCCGGTTCCAACCGTGGCTTATTCGTCGGGCATATCTCGCCGGAAGCCAGCGACGGCGGCGATCTGGCGCTGGTGGAAAACGGCGACATCATCACCATCAATATTCCGACCCGCGAGCTGACCCTCAACGTCAGCGCAGACATTCTGGCCGAACGCCGCACCCGCTGGGTGCCGGTCGAAAAACAGGTGCCGCGCGGATTCCTGCGTTTATACCGCCGCTGGGCATTACCGGCGGCACAGGGTGCGGTTTTAGCTGACAGGGACGAGGAGTAA
- a CDS encoding MFS transporter, translated as MATPDPEKATGAVYRKITRRLIPFLILCYFFAYLDRVNIGFAKLHMQDALNFSDTVYGIGAGIFFIGYFLFELPSNLMMQRYGPRFWIARIMISWAVLSAAMIFVTTPTQFYVLRFLLGVAEAGFFPGIVFYLTLWFPSWRSARTLGLFILVTPLSTIIGSPLSGFILKSFEGVDGLHNWQWLFLVEAVPSFLLAFVVLRYLDNDVKSARWLTESEKQMVARDLNTDRQRSLAANAGKPPQSLKRMFRNGYVWLLALIFFSFNIGYYGINFWLPSIIKTSGVSDDFHIGLLAALPYVFGAVFMVWNSRHSDLHSERRWHIAIPAIIGAVGLTLSAYCSGSTFWMMTWICLAMSGTLALIPTYISLPGTLLSGTAAAAGIALVNSVGNLAGFFGPTVLGWLKDNTGSTNTGLYILAAFLLLCAPLIFLLPALLVNPRRCAEKPAETEDVSSLKRGSV; from the coding sequence ATGGCAACTCCAGATCCTGAAAAAGCGACAGGCGCGGTGTACCGCAAGATCACGCGCCGTCTGATCCCGTTTTTAATCTTGTGCTACTTCTTCGCTTATCTCGATCGCGTCAATATCGGGTTTGCCAAGTTGCATATGCAGGACGCGCTGAATTTCAGCGACACCGTGTATGGCATCGGCGCGGGGATCTTCTTCATCGGCTATTTCCTGTTTGAACTGCCGAGCAACCTGATGATGCAACGCTACGGCCCGCGCTTCTGGATCGCGCGGATCATGATCAGCTGGGCGGTGCTGTCGGCGGCGATGATCTTCGTCACCACGCCCACGCAGTTTTACGTACTGCGTTTCCTGCTCGGCGTGGCGGAAGCGGGGTTCTTTCCGGGCATCGTGTTTTATCTCACGCTGTGGTTTCCGTCCTGGCGGTCGGCGCGCACGCTCGGCCTGTTTATTCTGGTCACGCCGCTTTCCACTATCATCGGCAGCCCGTTGTCCGGCTTCATTTTGAAGTCTTTCGAAGGCGTCGACGGCCTGCACAACTGGCAATGGCTGTTTCTGGTGGAAGCCGTTCCGTCCTTCCTGCTGGCGTTTGTGGTGCTGCGTTATCTCGATAACGACGTCAAATCTGCCCGCTGGCTGACGGAAAGCGAGAAGCAAATGGTGGCCCGTGACCTGAACACCGACCGGCAACGCAGCCTGGCCGCCAACGCTGGTAAGCCGCCGCAAAGCCTGAAACGGATGTTCCGCAACGGGTATGTCTGGCTGCTGGCGCTGATTTTCTTCAGCTTCAACATCGGCTATTACGGCATCAACTTCTGGCTGCCGTCGATCATCAAAACCTCGGGCGTCAGCGACGACTTCCACATCGGGCTGCTCGCCGCCCTGCCTTACGTCTTCGGCGCGGTGTTTATGGTCTGGAACAGCCGTCACTCGGATTTGCACAGCGAAAGGCGCTGGCATATCGCCATTCCGGCCATTATCGGCGCGGTGGGGCTGACGCTCAGCGCCTATTGCAGCGGTTCCACGTTCTGGATGATGACCTGGATTTGCCTCGCCATGTCCGGAACGCTGGCGCTGATCCCCACCTATATCAGCCTGCCCGGCACCCTGCTTTCGGGCACGGCGGCGGCGGCGGGCATTGCGCTGGTCAACTCGGTGGGCAATCTGGCCGGATTCTTCGGGCCGACCGTGCTCGGCTGGCTGAAAGACAACACCGGCAGCACCAACACCGGCCTGTACATCCTCGCCGCGTTTTTGCTGCTGTGCGCCCCCCTGATTTTTTTATTGCCAGCCCTGCTGGTTAACCCCCGCCGCTGTGCTGAAAAACCGGCTGAAACAGAAGACGTATCGTCATTAAAAAGAGGCAGTGTATGA
- a CDS encoding sugar porter family MFS transporter, translating into MTTNIISRPIPQTNRQTLLVCFMAALAGLLFGLDMGVIAGALPFLAQEFGLSSHQQEMVVSVMMLGAALGALCSGPLCTRIGRKKTLLIGAALFVAGSIGCAFAPDLQILIVSRFLLGAAVGVASFVAPLYLSEIAPEHIRGSMISLYQLMITIGILAAFLSDTAFSQSGNWRWMLGIITFPALVLFGGVLTLPESPRWLMMKNKSELAEKVLLLLRSTKADAHIELEAIRQSVQMKQRGWQLFRANSNFRRSTCLGVLLQFMQQFTGMTVIMYYAPKIFAIAGFASTQQQMWGTVIAGLTNVLATFIAIGLVDRWGRKPILKLGFSVMAICMTLMGWMFFTGISSLTQQYVAVTLLLIFIVGFAMSAGPLIWVLCSEIQPLAGRDFGVTCSTMANWIANMIIGATFLTLIDTIGSAGTFWLYAALNVVCIVLTLIFVPETKNISLENIEKNLMAGLPLRSIGNPR; encoded by the coding sequence ATGACGACGAATATCATTTCCCGGCCGATTCCCCAAACCAACCGGCAAACCCTGCTGGTGTGTTTTATGGCCGCGCTGGCGGGTCTGCTGTTCGGGCTGGACATGGGCGTGATCGCCGGTGCGTTACCGTTTCTGGCGCAGGAATTCGGGCTGAGCAGCCATCAGCAGGAAATGGTGGTCAGCGTGATGATGCTCGGCGCGGCGCTCGGTGCGCTGTGCAGCGGCCCGTTGTGTACGCGCATCGGCCGCAAAAAAACGTTGCTGATCGGTGCCGCGCTGTTCGTCGCCGGTTCCATCGGCTGTGCCTTTGCGCCTGATTTGCAGATCCTGATCGTCTCGCGCTTCCTGCTGGGCGCAGCGGTTGGCGTGGCCTCGTTTGTGGCTCCGCTATACCTGTCTGAAATCGCGCCCGAACACATCCGTGGCAGCATGATTTCGCTGTATCAGCTGATGATCACCATCGGCATTCTGGCGGCGTTTCTGTCGGATACGGCGTTCAGCCAGAGCGGTAACTGGCGCTGGATGCTGGGCATTATTACCTTCCCGGCGCTGGTTTTGTTTGGCGGCGTATTAACGCTGCCTGAAAGCCCGCGCTGGCTGATGATGAAAAACAAAAGTGAACTGGCGGAAAAAGTACTGCTGTTGCTGCGTTCGACCAAAGCCGACGCACACATCGAACTGGAAGCTATCCGCCAGAGCGTGCAGATGAAACAACGTGGCTGGCAGTTATTCCGCGCCAACAGCAATTTCCGCCGCTCCACCTGTCTCGGCGTGCTGTTGCAGTTCATGCAGCAGTTCACCGGCATGACCGTCATCATGTATTACGCCCCGAAAATCTTCGCGATTGCCGGTTTTGCCTCTACGCAACAGCAAATGTGGGGAACGGTGATTGCCGGATTAACCAACGTGCTGGCGACCTTTATCGCCATCGGTCTGGTAGATCGCTGGGGCCGCAAACCGATTCTCAAACTGGGTTTCAGCGTGATGGCCATCTGCATGACGCTGATGGGCTGGATGTTCTTTACCGGCATCTCCAGCCTGACCCAGCAATACGTTGCCGTCACCTTGCTGCTGATTTTCATCGTCGGATTCGCCATGAGCGCCGGGCCGCTGATCTGGGTGTTGTGCTCTGAAATCCAGCCGCTGGCAGGCCGCGATTTTGGCGTCACCTGTTCCACGATGGCGAACTGGATTGCCAACATGATCATCGGTGCAACCTTCCTGACGCTCATCGACACCATCGGCAGCGCAGGCACGTTCTGGCTTTACGCCGCGCTCAACGTGGTCTGCATCGTGCTTACCCTGATCTTCGTCCCGGAAACCAAAAACATCTCACTGGAAAACATCGAAAAAAATCTGATGGCCGGTTTACCGCTGAGAAGTATCGGCAACCCGCGCTGA
- a CDS encoding SMP-30/gluconolactonase/LRE family protein — protein MKTSVLHNVSVIGDYRAELGETPVWCFRSQSLIWVDIVQRRILRYWPYQEDRFEIHTLPFTCSAALLTDRPEHFLLVTGEGLKRYDYASATHYPLCGWPETAATRPNEAAVAPDGSVWFSTMDVTAARAIGGWYRFATGDAQPVKMLGDQHVPNTLVWHGGHAWFIDTFAHCFYQSPASLITKPTLRTWPLPDDVFADGSAVTRTGLLLNARWGGACLAAYQLNDYAPQFLTTFPLPVMQPSSCAFGGRNFQDLYITSARDGLRTPSATDGALLRYETPYTGQRASLFTL, from the coding sequence ATGAAAACGTCCGTGCTGCACAATGTATCGGTTATCGGCGATTACCGTGCTGAGTTGGGCGAAACGCCGGTCTGGTGTTTCCGTTCACAATCGCTGATTTGGGTCGATATCGTGCAGCGGCGGATCCTGCGCTACTGGCCGTATCAGGAAGATCGGTTTGAAATCCACACCCTGCCGTTTACGTGCAGCGCCGCATTGCTGACGGACCGGCCGGAGCATTTTTTGCTGGTCACCGGGGAAGGTTTAAAACGCTATGATTACGCCTCCGCCACCCATTATCCGCTGTGCGGCTGGCCGGAAACCGCCGCCACGCGCCCGAACGAAGCGGCTGTCGCGCCGGACGGTTCCGTGTGGTTCAGCACAATGGACGTCACCGCCGCCCGCGCCATCGGTGGCTGGTATCGCTTCGCCACCGGCGACGCGCAGCCGGTGAAAATGCTCGGCGATCAGCATGTCCCGAACACGCTGGTCTGGCACGGCGGTCACGCCTGGTTCATCGATACTTTCGCGCACTGCTTTTACCAAAGCCCGGCCAGCCTCATCACAAAACCCACGCTGCGCACCTGGCCACTGCCGGACGATGTTTTTGCCGACGGCTCCGCCGTAACCCGCACCGGCCTGTTGCTCAACGCCCGCTGGGGCGGGGCTTGTCTGGCGGCTTATCAGCTTAATGATTATGCCCCGCAATTTCTCACGACGTTCCCTTTGCCCGTCATGCAGCCCTCAAGCTGCGCTTTCGGCGGCAGAAATTTTCAGGATTTATACATCACTTCGGCGCGCGACGGGCTCAGAACGCCGTCCGCCACGGATGGCGCTTTGCTGCGCTACGAAACGCCCTACACCGGACAGCGGGCCTCCCTGTTCACCCTGTAA
- a CDS encoding 2-dehydro-3-deoxy-6-phosphogalactonate aldolase has product MNYLSFSRRWQECTLPLIAILRGITPEEAQGVAQTLLECGFTYLEVPLNSPRPLESIAIMAKTTGQRGFVGAGTVLTEHQVHQVAEAGGQLIISPNMEPTVIRATCELGLLSLPGIATPGEAFAALRAGASALKFFPAELITPAVTKAMRAVLPAEVVCLPVGGVNADAGQMRAYLHAGANGFGLGGGLYQPGIALSALRERALAYQAAWQQAAQQ; this is encoded by the coding sequence ATGAATTATCTGAGTTTTTCCCGCCGCTGGCAGGAATGCACGTTGCCGCTGATTGCCATTTTACGCGGCATCACGCCGGAGGAAGCGCAGGGCGTGGCACAAACGCTGCTCGAATGCGGGTTTACCTACCTGGAAGTGCCGCTCAACAGCCCGCGTCCGCTGGAATCCATCGCCATCATGGCGAAAACCACCGGCCAGCGCGGCTTTGTCGGCGCGGGAACCGTGCTGACTGAACATCAGGTGCATCAGGTCGCGGAGGCGGGCGGGCAGCTGATTATCTCTCCGAACATGGAACCGACGGTGATCCGCGCCACCTGTGAACTTGGTCTGCTGAGTTTGCCGGGCATTGCCACACCGGGCGAAGCCTTTGCGGCGCTGCGCGCAGGAGCCAGCGCACTGAAGTTTTTCCCTGCCGAATTAATCACGCCTGCCGTCACCAAAGCGATGCGGGCAGTTTTACCGGCGGAAGTGGTTTGCCTGCCGGTCGGCGGCGTGAATGCCGATGCCGGGCAAATGCGCGCTTATCTGCACGCGGGCGCAAACGGATTTGGTCTGGGCGGCGGTTTGTATCAGCCGGGCATCGCCCTCTCAGCCCTGCGCGAACGTGCGCTGGCGTATCAGGCGGCATGGCAGCAGGCGGCGCAACAATGA
- a CDS encoding 2-dehydro-3-deoxygalactonokinase, giving the protein MKKHWIAIDWGTSNFRAFLMKEHECLDQISAPCGLLHVPDRQFAATLKPLIGNWLDEFPQLPVLMAGMVGSQQGWQEVPYVALPAGCQQLAKYTAVLETPWGSPCRIVAGVSGNNEFGLPDVMRGEEIQLIGLAARHPAPQNSQYVILPGTHSKHAELHNGEIRQFSTFMTGEIYSVMLSHSLLGRDVPPAPEDEPAFALGVTHAQRAPHLSNALFSARTLRLNGVLAPDQVASYLSGLLIGAELHAVAHKQAWIVGSPALTERYTRAAKQLGITLNSADGNACFIQGMTQIYQCLNGESA; this is encoded by the coding sequence ATGAAAAAACACTGGATTGCCATCGACTGGGGAACCTCGAATTTTCGGGCGTTTCTGATGAAAGAGCATGAATGCCTCGACCAGATCAGCGCGCCCTGCGGCCTGCTGCATGTGCCTGACCGCCAGTTTGCCGCCACGCTCAAACCGCTGATCGGCAACTGGCTGGATGAATTCCCTCAACTGCCAGTGCTGATGGCGGGCATGGTTGGTTCACAGCAGGGCTGGCAGGAAGTGCCGTATGTCGCGCTGCCCGCCGGTTGCCAGCAACTGGCGAAATATACCGCTGTGCTGGAAACGCCGTGGGGCAGCCCGTGCCGGATTGTCGCGGGCGTCAGCGGGAACAATGAATTCGGTTTGCCTGACGTCATGCGCGGCGAAGAAATTCAGCTGATCGGGCTGGCGGCGCGGCATCCCGCTCCGCAAAACAGCCAGTACGTGATCCTGCCCGGCACGCACAGCAAACACGCCGAGCTGCATAACGGTGAGATCCGGCAGTTCAGCACGTTCATGACCGGCGAGATTTATTCGGTGATGCTCAGCCATTCACTGCTTGGGCGTGATGTGCCGCCAGCGCCGGAAGACGAACCCGCTTTTGCCCTCGGCGTCACCCATGCGCAGCGCGCGCCACACCTGAGCAATGCACTGTTTTCAGCCCGCACTTTGCGGCTGAACGGCGTACTCGCTCCCGATCAGGTCGCCAGCTATTTATCCGGTCTGCTGATCGGCGCGGAATTACACGCCGTGGCGCACAAACAGGCGTGGATCGTCGGTTCACCCGCCTTAACGGAACGTTATACCCGCGCCGCCAAACAGCTCGGAATCACCCTCAATTCTGCCGACGGCAATGCGTGCTTCATTCAGGGCATGACGCAGATTTATCAGTGTCTGAACGGAGAGTCCGCATGA
- a CDS encoding FadR/GntR family transcriptional regulator has protein sequence MNKLTASVSESITRDLALRIIRGELAVGLPIPGENELAQQYEASRTSVRNALQVLGAKGMLLIQAKRRSIVTPREQWSFLDAEVLSWLEDVGIESELVEQLMLTRLIFEPDVAAMAALNATGHDLAAIEDALATMQSGQKNNSAVQFEQGDLAFHTAVLQSCHNPFLASVGNALSAAMLLSFKQTLEDDLQLTQEAVQQHRDLLEAIRLKQADSARKCMRHILLSAAHKHIWREIPEKYQHFF, from the coding sequence ATGAACAAACTCACTGCTTCTGTTTCAGAATCGATTACCCGCGATTTAGCCTTGCGCATTATTCGCGGCGAGCTGGCGGTCGGGTTACCGATCCCGGGGGAAAATGAGCTGGCGCAGCAGTATGAAGCGTCGCGCACGTCGGTGCGAAATGCGCTTCAGGTGCTGGGGGCGAAAGGGATGTTACTGATTCAGGCCAAGCGCCGCAGCATCGTTACGCCCCGCGAGCAGTGGAGCTTTCTGGATGCCGAAGTGTTGTCGTGGCTCGAAGATGTCGGTATCGAATCGGAGCTGGTGGAACAGCTGATGCTCACACGCCTGATTTTTGAGCCGGACGTCGCGGCGATGGCCGCGCTCAATGCCACCGGTCATGACCTGGCCGCGATTGAAGATGCGCTGGCGACCATGCAGTCCGGCCAGAAAAATAATTCTGCCGTACAATTCGAGCAAGGCGATCTGGCGTTTCACACCGCCGTTTTGCAGTCGTGTCATAACCCGTTTCTGGCGTCGGTTGGTAACGCGCTGTCGGCGGCTATGCTCCTGTCATTCAAACAAACCCTCGAAGATGACCTGCAACTGACGCAGGAAGCCGTGCAGCAGCACCGCGATTTGCTGGAAGCGATCCGCCTGAAACAGGCTGATTCCGCGCGTAAATGTATGCGCCACATCCTGCTGAGCGCCGCCCATAAACACATCTGGCGCGAAATCCCCGAAAAGTATCAGCACTTCTTTTAA
- a CDS encoding LacI family DNA-binding transcriptional regulator, whose amino-acid sequence MTGKLKIRQIAELTGLSPSTVSRVLAGKSNVSPQAKEKVFTHARTMGILRDIPASRLLMNTLLICAPPAAFSPHEDLYYYEAIQEITAEVARFDIHIRKCALTVNDPDIAVFMQALNQSDVDGIIIIGIDDVMLYRLAAESNKPVVMMNAKDSEMRLDCVSADHYSIGYCAANFLFQKGHRPVLLFTDLRRETMMQRLDGFKRACLEHHVIFDEATHLLINHGNGKEQARKCFDQYLKEHKRECLPSAIICGSTPIAHATVEALRDQGIQVPEDISVMSMDFEHDMKLTSPMNFTSVLLPCRELGSEAVYILQSRLTRPSGAKFNLLLQGKIRHGLSVADVKWKRKGLYPQPVGS is encoded by the coding sequence ATGACGGGAAAATTAAAAATCAGGCAAATTGCGGAGCTCACCGGGCTTTCTCCGAGCACTGTTTCCCGTGTCCTGGCGGGTAAATCGAATGTCAGCCCGCAGGCAAAAGAAAAGGTATTTACCCATGCAAGAACAATGGGTATTTTGCGCGACATTCCCGCCAGCCGTTTGTTAATGAATACTCTGTTAATTTGCGCACCACCTGCCGCATTTTCCCCGCATGAAGATCTCTATTATTACGAAGCCATTCAGGAAATCACCGCCGAAGTGGCACGCTTTGATATTCACATCCGTAAATGTGCACTGACGGTAAATGACCCCGATATCGCGGTTTTTATGCAGGCGCTGAATCAGTCCGACGTGGACGGCATCATTATCATCGGAATTGATGACGTGATGCTTTACCGTCTGGCGGCGGAATCGAATAAACCGGTGGTGATGATGAACGCGAAAGACAGCGAGATGCGCCTTGATTGCGTGTCAGCGGATCACTATTCCATTGGTTATTGCGCGGCGAATTTCCTTTTTCAGAAAGGCCACCGGCCGGTATTACTCTTCACCGATCTGCGCCGTGAAACCATGATGCAAAGGCTGGACGGTTTTAAACGCGCTTGTCTTGAGCACCACGTCATTTTTGACGAAGCGACACATCTGCTGATCAATCACGGCAACGGCAAAGAGCAGGCGCGTAAATGCTTCGATCAATACCTGAAAGAGCACAAACGCGAATGCCTGCCGTCGGCCATTATCTGCGGCAGCACGCCGATTGCGCACGCCACGGTAGAAGCGTTGCGGGATCAGGGCATTCAGGTGCCTGAAGACATTTCCGTGATGAGCATGGATTTCGAGCACGACATGAAACTCACCTCCCCGATGAATTTCACCTCCGTGCTTCTCCCCTGCCGGGAATTAGGCAGCGAAGCCGTATATATCCTGCAAAGCCGCCTGACACGGCCTTCCGGCGCGAAATTTAACCTGCTGTTACAGGGGAAAATTCGCCACGGGTTATCGGTCGCTGACGTGAAGTGGAAACGTAAGGGGTTGTATCCTCAGCCGGTGGGATCATGA